The Gloeocapsopsis sp. IPPAS B-1203 region GAGTAGTCACAATATCAAATCCGGCAATTGGTGGTAGGTTAAAACCTAGCGATCCTACTGTCGCTAAAACACCATCGTTGGGTGGACTCTGAATAACTAAAGAATCAGAATCATAATCTAAATTATAAAGTGTGGTACTGCTAACTCCTGGTCTAGAGTTAGTATATGCAGAAGCAGTTACTCCTATTGCTTGAGGGGGATTGTAATTAAGAGGTTGATCGACGACGACTTCTCCAGTATCAACGTTGATTCTAAAATTCTCACCATTGTTTGCCACCAATCTCAATCTGTCAGCAACTGGATTGAAATCAACGCCGGATTGAAAGCCGCCACTAAAGCTTACGGATAAAGTGCTTACCAACCTAGCAACACCAGTGTCACTATTAATTGTGTATATCTTATCAGTGTCTGTAATTGCGTAAAGTTTACCATTCGCAGGACGGATGTCTATTCCTAAAACGTTTCCGTCAACTCCTTGAATTTTGGTCTGGTTAGAACGGCGAGAATTGTATTCATACGTAACTAATGTATTATCGGTCTTTAGCCCAATGATTTTGTACGCTGGTCTACTCAGCGCTGGGGCAAAAGTAAAAACCTGAAAACCTGCGGCTAAAAGTACTACTACTGCAGCTTTACCCAATCGATTAATCATTA contains the following coding sequences:
- a CDS encoding DUF4394 domain-containing protein; the protein is MHPIRCWRRTRVVQTNSLRQREVDGGVMINRLGKAAVVVLLAAGFQVFTFAPALSRPAYKIIGLKTDNTLVTYEYNSRRSNQTKIQGVDGNVLGIDIRPANGKLYAITDTDKIYTINSDTGVARLVSTLSVSFSGGFQSGVDFNPVADRLRLVANNGENFRINVDTGEVVVDQPLNYNPPQAIGVTASAYTNSRPGVSSTTLYNLDYDSDSLVIQSPPNDGVLATVGSLGFNLPPIAGFDIVTTRNGENVGFIAAGRSLYTVDLSTGRATFMGNFRKGNLIGIAATITSRGR